The Neochlamydia sp. S13 genome has a segment encoding these proteins:
- a CDS encoding MFS transporter has product MIRPLIFIWLAHFLVDFMIGIWAMYKTLAHLDLFLAGTISAAGAFFGEGMQIFFGPLSDRGWRKQLICLGILFTAANTFLAYSTNYWILLLIYSITCVGSGAFHPAATSLSGALTPHRKAMVIAIFASGGALGLASSQIIYTYFHSALHGATAILTLPAILLVFTSFYGLQGIHNFTPIHSAHEVNLKALFRMFKNRNLRLLYIAQVCNQTLFWATIFLLPDTLICKGYNPWICHGGGHLFLILGGAVMLIPAGYLSDRYSPKRVILWATVAAMIAFYIFLLYPTFDNITFVALIFLLGAFFATVNSVLIAFGHWLVPESPGMVSAFLMGMAWCVSEGLGQGGGGLMTRFFNEHAPVYALSILGIFFIIGIMATLWLPDLEKNEIKGQLN; this is encoded by the coding sequence ATGATCCGCCCGTTAATCTTTATCTGGTTAGCGCACTTTCTCGTAGATTTTATGATAGGGATATGGGCTATGTATAAAACATTGGCTCATTTAGACTTATTTCTTGCTGGTACTATCTCGGCTGCAGGAGCTTTCTTTGGGGAAGGGATGCAAATATTTTTCGGGCCGTTGAGCGACCGAGGATGGCGTAAGCAGCTTATCTGCTTGGGCATCTTGTTTACTGCTGCCAACACCTTTTTAGCTTACTCCACAAATTACTGGATACTTTTATTGATTTATTCTATTACTTGTGTAGGGTCGGGAGCTTTTCATCCTGCAGCGACTAGCTTATCTGGAGCTTTAACGCCTCATCGTAAAGCAATGGTAATTGCTATCTTTGCTTCTGGAGGAGCCTTAGGGCTTGCAAGCAGCCAAATCATCTATACTTACTTTCATTCTGCTTTACATGGTGCCACGGCCATTTTGACCCTGCCGGCAATCCTTTTGGTATTTACTTCATTCTACGGTCTTCAAGGTATCCACAATTTTACCCCTATTCACTCCGCCCATGAGGTTAATCTCAAAGCCCTTTTTAGGATGTTCAAAAATCGCAATCTACGTCTCTTGTATATCGCGCAAGTCTGCAATCAAACGCTTTTTTGGGCTACCATTTTTCTTCTGCCTGACACTTTGATATGTAAAGGTTACAACCCTTGGATTTGCCATGGCGGCGGTCATCTTTTTCTTATCTTAGGAGGCGCTGTGATGTTGATTCCGGCAGGCTATCTATCTGATCGATATTCGCCTAAGAGAGTTATCCTATGGGCTACAGTGGCTGCTATGATAGCTTTTTATATATTTTTGCTTTATCCTACTTTTGACAATATAACGTTTGTTGCTCTAATTTTTTTATTGGGGGCTTTTTTCGCCACTGTTAATTCAGTATTGATCGCTTTTGGCCATTGGTTGGTCCCTGAAAGTCCAGGCATGGTAAGTGCTTTCTTGATGGGCATGGCGTGGTGTGTGTCGGAAGGCTTAGGACAAGGCGGAGGGGGCTTAATGACTAGATTTTTTAATGAGCATGCCCCCGTCTATGCTTTAAGCATCCTAGGTATTTTTTTTATTATAGGAATAATGGCTACTTTATGGTTGCCAGATTTAGAAAAAAATGAGATTAAAGGGCAGTTAAATTAA